The proteins below are encoded in one region of Acetobacteroides hydrogenigenes:
- a CDS encoding LytR/AlgR family response regulator transcription factor: MISTTKAVIIEDEIPAARLLKSMVEAIRPSWEVVVLPGNIEESVEWFNSNPHPDIIFLDIQLSDGNSFMFIEQAKPESMIVFTTAYDEYAVRAFSLNSIDYLLKPIHKERLQDAIVKFENLTSRYIKDFNENSQMLEVLQSLSNTEKRYRTRFLISGVDRLFTLQVNDIAYFYSENKETFAVTTSGKEYIIDLSLDKLSEQLDPDRFFRANRQTMVSIDAIQKIEPYFQNRVSVAVQPPFKNKILVSKEKITAFKLWLNY; encoded by the coding sequence ATGATTAGTACTACCAAAGCAGTGATTATAGAAGATGAGATTCCGGCAGCTCGACTGCTGAAGAGCATGGTAGAAGCGATTAGGCCCAGCTGGGAGGTGGTTGTACTTCCCGGAAATATCGAAGAGTCGGTGGAGTGGTTTAATAGCAATCCTCATCCAGATATCATCTTTCTGGATATTCAGCTATCGGATGGCAACTCGTTTATGTTTATCGAGCAAGCTAAACCGGAGAGCATGATCGTTTTTACCACCGCCTACGACGAATATGCCGTACGCGCCTTTTCGCTAAATAGCATCGACTACCTGCTAAAACCCATACATAAAGAGCGACTACAGGATGCCATTGTTAAGTTCGAGAACCTGACCTCACGCTACATCAAGGATTTTAACGAGAATAGCCAGATGTTGGAGGTACTGCAGTCGCTTTCGAATACCGAGAAGCGCTACCGTACAAGGTTCCTGATTTCGGGTGTCGATCGCCTTTTCACTCTTCAAGTAAACGATATTGCCTACTTCTACTCGGAAAATAAGGAGACTTTTGCTGTTACAACTAGCGGAAAGGAGTATATCATCGACTTGTCGCTCGATAAGCTGAGCGAGCAGCTCGATCCTGATCGCTTCTTTAGGGCAAACCGACAAACAATGGTGAGCATTGATGCGATACAGAAGATTGAGCCCTACTTTCAGAATAGGGTTTCGGTTGCCGTTCAACCGCCATTTAAAAATAAGATTCTGGTTAGCAAGGAGAAAATTACAGCGTTTAAGCTGTGGCTTAACTACTAA